The following proteins are encoded in a genomic region of Sulfurimonas sp. HSL3-7:
- a CDS encoding ABC transporter substrate binding protein, translated as MIRTIFVLFLTVLSLWAKPAYTIAIVTDGPTDFNEDFEEQMKDEIDQLLGRDFDVRFPDELRFDGAWDYTKISQDVDKALGARQSDLVITLGMLSSQIAATKKKYKKPLIASTVINPNMQGIPFRNGTSNTRNLTYINGYFDIKDDIEVIKSIIGAEKVGVLINSNLYRHAPHIVKYIKKSFKKEGIATQVIPAEKELNKIIDTISDDVDFIYVTPLFQKNDEVRRELYSALRLKELPSFSALGRDDVELGALFGNIPASDNKRLIRQIALQVQQISLGFNPSRLAVSFKPYPALSLNSQTAKDVGFTPSWDLISRSTILEADDSDSHYFSIEEIMDRAVGYNLSILQAEQQVEVSKKNVEMADALFMPQINVSLEGKQIDEGRAVKSFGILQESQLNGSVSLQQNLYNQSQYANISINKDFLSATRHEVDQAKLEIALQSSLLYLKILQYKNRLELQKSNLELSKNNLRSAITKQDIGIGNQSDIYRWESKIANDKKDVLFTHALIQQTQFTLNALLNLPQKLPLNFEKVTMEDPVFLTHDKKIRDYFENPADFSIFEGFLVKTGHDNSPELRQFDALARAKKLMYEASDAALYTPDVIFQAGYRYKFLDEDPYFPNPNQTQIEVVQGLEDFGPSEYEVGILATLPLYTGGYQTAEKESAKAALLTAQSQQRDVENNVERDIRNALYQAKASYLSIDLSHDAYIAANKNLEHMTAIYLQGNGDILHLLDAQNSTLKAALVENNTRYGFMADLLRLQRNIGQVNFNIDDDEREEWSKKIQEFENGEKE; from the coding sequence ATGATACGTACAATTTTTGTGCTGTTTTTAACGGTACTTTCTCTCTGGGCAAAGCCCGCTTATACGATCGCTATCGTCACCGACGGACCCACCGATTTCAATGAAGACTTTGAAGAGCAGATGAAAGACGAGATCGACCAGCTTCTCGGGCGTGACTTTGACGTCCGGTTCCCTGATGAGCTCCGTTTTGACGGCGCATGGGATTACACCAAGATCTCCCAAGATGTCGACAAGGCTCTCGGCGCGCGTCAAAGCGATTTGGTGATCACACTGGGTATGCTCTCTTCGCAGATCGCAGCGACCAAAAAAAAGTACAAAAAACCTCTCATCGCTTCAACTGTCATTAACCCGAACATGCAGGGTATCCCATTTAGAAACGGCACCTCGAACACCCGAAACCTCACCTACATCAACGGCTATTTTGATATTAAAGACGACATTGAGGTCATCAAATCGATCATAGGGGCAGAAAAAGTAGGGGTACTGATCAATTCCAACCTCTACAGACACGCGCCGCATATCGTCAAATACATCAAAAAATCATTCAAAAAAGAGGGCATTGCCACACAGGTCATCCCTGCCGAAAAAGAGCTCAACAAGATCATTGACACGATAAGCGACGATGTTGATTTTATCTATGTAACGCCGCTTTTTCAAAAGAACGATGAAGTGCGCCGGGAGCTTTACAGCGCGCTTCGCCTCAAAGAGCTGCCCTCTTTCTCGGCACTGGGCCGCGATGATGTCGAACTGGGTGCGCTTTTCGGAAATATACCGGCATCGGACAACAAGCGTCTGATCCGCCAGATCGCCCTGCAGGTCCAACAGATCTCGCTCGGGTTCAACCCTTCCCGACTGGCTGTCAGCTTCAAACCCTATCCGGCGCTTTCGCTTAACTCCCAGACGGCCAAGGATGTGGGTTTTACACCGAGCTGGGATCTCATCTCCCGCTCGACGATTCTCGAAGCCGACGACTCGGACAGCCACTACTTCTCCATCGAAGAGATCATGGACCGCGCGGTGGGGTACAACCTGAGCATACTCCAGGCCGAACAGCAGGTCGAAGTTTCCAAAAAAAATGTCGAGATGGCCGATGCCCTCTTTATGCCGCAGATCAACGTCAGCCTGGAAGGCAAACAGATCGACGAGGGGCGTGCCGTCAAGAGTTTCGGCATACTGCAGGAGTCTCAGCTGAACGGTTCCGTATCCCTGCAGCAGAACCTCTACAACCAGTCCCAGTATGCCAATATCAGCATCAACAAAGATTTTCTTTCCGCTACGAGACACGAGGTCGATCAGGCCAAACTCGAGATTGCCCTTCAATCTTCGCTGCTCTACCTGAAAATACTGCAGTACAAAAACCGTCTTGAGCTCCAGAAAAGCAATCTTGAGCTCTCCAAAAACAACCTACGTTCCGCAATCACCAAACAGGACATCGGTATCGGCAACCAGAGTGATATCTACCGCTGGGAGAGCAAGATCGCCAACGACAAGAAAGATGTCCTCTTCACCCATGCCCTGATCCAGCAGACACAGTTCACCCTCAACGCGCTGCTGAACCTGCCGCAGAAGCTGCCGCTGAACTTTGAGAAGGTGACGATGGAGGATCCGGTCTTTTTGACCCATGATAAAAAAATCCGGGACTATTTCGAAAATCCTGCCGACTTTTCCATCTTCGAAGGGTTCCTGGTGAAGACAGGCCATGACAACTCGCCGGAACTTCGTCAGTTCGATGCATTAGCCAGAGCAAAAAAGCTTATGTACGAGGCGAGCGATGCCGCACTGTACACCCCGGATGTCATTTTCCAGGCAGGTTACCGCTATAAGTTCCTGGATGAAGACCCCTACTTTCCCAACCCGAACCAGACCCAGATAGAGGTCGTCCAGGGTCTTGAAGATTTCGGACCGAGCGAATACGAAGTCGGCATCCTCGCCACCCTGCCTCTCTATACCGGCGGCTATCAAACGGCGGAGAAAGAGTCCGCAAAAGCTGCGCTTCTGACCGCCCAGTCACAGCAGCGCGATGTCGAGAACAATGTCGAACGCGATATTCGCAATGCTCTCTACCAGGCAAAAGCATCCTATCTTTCTATTGATCTTTCGCATGACGCCTACATTGCGGCCAACAAAAACCTCGAGCACATGACCGCCATCTACCTTCAGGGCAACGGGGATATCCTTCACCTGCTCGATGCCCAAAACTCCACACTCAAAGCGGCGCTGGTGGAAAATAATACCCGCTACGGCTTCATGGCCGACCTGCTGCGCCTGCAGCGCAATATCGGCCAGGTCAACTTCAATATCGATGACGATGAACGCGAAGAGTGGTCAAAAAAAATCCAAGAGTTTGAAAACGGAGAAAAAGAGTGA
- a CDS encoding efflux RND transporter permease subunit gives MKSITQIAIEKNRISVAIILFFLIGGVLSYFEMPRAKDPSFVIRTAVVVTQFPGATPERIESLVTIPLERKIRQIEEIDHIKSVSKNGVSTIYVYIQERYKEMAPVWDEIRKKIDEVQLPQEAARPFLNDSYNEVFGTLVTLVGEGYSYAELESIANDVKEELLNIKSIGKVDILGQQKEYIYVEFSNAKLAEVGISPDELGEVIRKRNIITPGGSVTIGPQRLILEPTGNLNSLEELGKTIVPIQGKESVLYLEDIVTIRSGYSEPSDPLTRFNGEQSLVLAISLSEGSNIIELGKAVKAKIAYLETQYPIGVEFKLAFDEPKLVDTIIGNFMDSLIMSIIIVIAVMFVTLGWRTGLIVATLIPTAIATSFFFMWQFNIGLNQVSLAALIISLGLLVDNAIVISESVLVKMDEGFSPLDASIGAVTELKVSLLTSSLTTSAAFLPIYLAESAAGEYISALFEVVTITLVSSWILSLTLTPMMTYLFLQRDSTPKFTYNNPFCNSFKGLLTLSLKYRAFSISVISGIFVLSLILFGSIPKIFFPPSDQPSMLVRIALPLGSDIEETRKTVTEMERYLHEKMPELVKSYTSFIGTGTPRFWINNTPVGDAPEYAEILINATSLDAYEALQPQIEEFGFNHFSTAEVSVKKLDNGPPVKTPVQIRISGNDMTGLRAKANAIKMELSEIYGTKSISDDWDKWAEKLVVNINPSLAHHAGVSYSDIANSLQTALTGREITQYRTDNKVIPIVLRSNHDLNSDLAMLESTLIFVPRTGKSVPLTQVADIDILWKPPKIIRRDGLHTITVSADLIEGVTAFDVKEKLDSWLDAQTWPQGYSYAYGGEIESSDMAQKAVMDKLPIAAMIILVLLMTQFNSLRRTGLILITIPLAIIGVVFGLFITQSYFGFMTYLGVISLTGIVINNAIILIERIEYELTVTKLDPKDAIIEAAQRRMRPIMLTTLTTIGGLLPLWFFGGPLWEPMAIAIIFGLGFATILTLGIVPIFYSIIFGIKYPKEYRFIYLDQCILERK, from the coding sequence GTGAAAAGCATTACGCAGATCGCGATTGAAAAAAATCGCATTAGTGTCGCCATCATCCTCTTTTTCCTCATCGGCGGGGTTCTCTCCTACTTCGAGATGCCAAGGGCAAAAGACCCCTCGTTTGTCATCCGAACGGCCGTTGTCGTCACCCAGTTTCCGGGTGCGACGCCGGAACGCATCGAATCGCTTGTCACCATCCCTCTCGAGCGGAAGATCCGCCAGATCGAGGAGATCGACCACATCAAATCGGTCTCAAAGAACGGTGTCTCGACCATCTATGTCTATATCCAGGAACGCTATAAAGAGATGGCCCCTGTCTGGGACGAGATTCGTAAAAAGATCGACGAAGTGCAGCTGCCCCAGGAAGCGGCCAGACCCTTTTTAAATGACAGCTACAACGAAGTCTTCGGCACCCTGGTCACCCTGGTCGGCGAGGGCTACAGTTATGCCGAACTTGAAAGTATCGCCAATGATGTCAAAGAGGAGCTGCTCAATATCAAATCCATCGGAAAAGTCGATATTCTGGGGCAGCAAAAAGAATATATTTATGTCGAGTTCTCCAACGCCAAACTTGCCGAAGTGGGTATCTCGCCCGATGAGCTCGGCGAGGTCATCCGCAAACGCAACATCATCACCCCGGGGGGTTCTGTCACGATCGGGCCGCAGCGGCTTATCCTTGAACCGACGGGAAACCTCAACTCGCTTGAAGAGCTGGGCAAGACCATTGTCCCGATCCAGGGAAAAGAGAGCGTTCTCTACCTCGAAGATATCGTGACCATCCGTTCCGGCTACTCTGAACCGTCTGACCCACTGACCCGTTTCAACGGGGAACAGTCGCTTGTGCTGGCCATCTCGCTGAGCGAAGGCAGCAATATTATCGAACTGGGCAAAGCGGTCAAGGCTAAGATCGCCTACCTCGAGACCCAGTATCCGATCGGTGTTGAGTTTAAACTGGCATTTGACGAACCGAAACTGGTCGACACGATCATCGGGAACTTTATGGACTCGCTCATCATGTCGATCATTATCGTTATCGCCGTTATGTTTGTCACCCTCGGATGGCGTACCGGGCTTATCGTCGCCACCTTGATCCCGACGGCGATCGCCACCTCGTTTTTCTTTATGTGGCAGTTTAACATCGGTCTCAACCAGGTCTCATTGGCGGCGCTGATCATCTCCCTCGGTCTGCTGGTCGATAACGCTATCGTTATCAGCGAGTCGGTACTCGTCAAGATGGATGAAGGGTTCTCCCCTCTCGATGCTTCGATAGGGGCCGTTACCGAACTCAAGGTCTCCCTTTTGACCTCTTCACTGACCACCTCCGCCGCCTTTCTGCCGATCTATCTCGCGGAATCCGCTGCCGGCGAGTACATCAGCGCCCTTTTCGAGGTTGTCACCATCACACTGGTCAGCTCCTGGATACTCTCGCTAACGCTTACCCCGATGATGACCTACCTCTTTCTGCAGCGCGACAGTACACCGAAATTTACCTACAACAACCCGTTTTGCAACAGTTTCAAGGGGCTGTTGACGCTCTCGCTGAAGTATCGGGCATTCTCGATCAGCGTCATATCTGGGATTTTTGTCCTCTCTCTGATTCTGTTCGGCTCAATACCGAAGATCTTCTTCCCTCCTTCTGATCAGCCCTCCATGCTGGTACGCATCGCACTTCCTTTGGGCAGCGATATCGAGGAGACGCGCAAGACCGTTACAGAGATGGAGCGTTATCTCCATGAAAAGATGCCTGAACTGGTCAAAAGCTACACCTCTTTCATCGGTACCGGAACCCCCCGTTTCTGGATCAACAATACCCCGGTCGGCGATGCACCAGAATATGCCGAGATCCTGATCAATGCCACCTCTCTGGATGCCTACGAGGCACTGCAGCCGCAGATCGAAGAGTTCGGGTTCAACCACTTCTCTACTGCCGAGGTGAGTGTCAAAAAACTCGACAACGGCCCGCCGGTCAAAACACCGGTACAGATCCGCATCAGCGGCAACGACATGACAGGCTTACGCGCAAAAGCAAATGCCATCAAAATGGAGCTCTCCGAGATCTACGGCACCAAGTCGATCAGCGATGACTGGGATAAATGGGCTGAAAAGCTGGTCGTCAACATCAACCCCTCCCTTGCACACCATGCCGGTGTCAGCTACAGCGATATCGCCAACTCGCTGCAGACGGCTCTGACTGGACGCGAGATCACACAGTACCGCACCGACAACAAGGTCATTCCTATCGTCCTGCGTTCCAATCACGACCTCAACTCCGATCTTGCGATGCTGGAGAGTACCCTCATCTTCGTACCGCGCACCGGGAAATCAGTACCGCTGACGCAGGTCGCCGACATCGACATCCTCTGGAAACCGCCGAAGATCATCCGCCGCGACGGCCTGCACACCATCACGGTCAGCGCCGATCTCATCGAAGGTGTTACGGCCTTTGATGTCAAGGAGAAGCTCGACAGCTGGCTTGACGCGCAAACATGGCCCCAGGGTTACAGCTATGCCTACGGCGGCGAAATCGAGAGCTCCGACATGGCACAAAAAGCGGTTATGGACAAACTCCCGATCGCTGCGATGATCATCCTGGTCCTGCTGATGACCCAGTTCAACTCGCTGCGCCGCACCGGACTCATTCTCATCACTATTCCGCTTGCGATCATCGGGGTTGTCTTCGGACTTTTCATCACCCAGTCCTATTTCGGCTTTATGACTTATCTCGGTGTGATCTCGCTGACCGGTATCGTCATCAATAACGCCATCATCCTGATCGAACGGATCGAGTATGAACTTACCGTGACGAAGCTCGACCCCAAAGATGCCATTATCGAAGCCGCTCAACGCCGTATGCGCCCTATTATGCTCACGACGCTGACCACCATCGGCGGCCTGCTTCCGCTCTGGTTCTTCGGAGGACCGCTATGGGAGCCGATGGCCATCGCTATCATCTTCGGCCTCGGATTTGCGACGATCCTGACACTGGGCATCGTCCCGATCTTCTACTCCATCATCTTCGGTATCAAGTACCCCAAAGAGTATCGTTTCATCTATCTGGATCAGTGTATTCTAGAGCGGAAATAA
- the glgB gene encoding 1,4-alpha-glucan branching protein GlgB, translated as MMTYPIYHDVSRFSELDIYLFKEGTHVKLYDRLGAHQMQRNGQSGTYFALWAPNARGVSVRADFNHYDAHAHPLRLRDDGSGIWEGFVEGVTPGMTYKYHISTDGDNPNADKADPYAFCAEVAPNSASRVWDIEDFAWSDSKWMTTRHAKNSHKAPVSIYEVHLGSWRRKPEEGNRYLTYREAAVELAEYLCEMNFTHVELLPITEFPFEGSWGYQTTGYFAPTSRYGTPQDFMYFVDIMHAHGIGVILDWVPSHFVTDGHGLMNFDGTCLYEHKDPRQGYHPEWGSAIFNYERNEVRAFLISSAMFWLEKYHIDGIRVDAVASMLYLNYAREEGEWIPNEEGGNENLGAIKFLKQLNTSVYGAFGDIMMFAEESTAFPMVSRPVDKGGLGFGYKWNMGWMHDTLKYFKNDPIYRQHHHNTLTFSFVYMYNENYILPLSHDEVVHMKGSLINKMPGDNNQKFANLRALFAFMIAHPGKKLLFMGGEFAQFAEWNYKQSLDWHLLEQPQHRGMQTLLKSLNRLYQDEPALHQNDAEVKGFEWIDENDYQANVISFIRKGDKKEKSIIVVCNFSDKTHVDYPLGVPGRGTYEEIFNSQSAEYEGWDITNDAPIKSKAKMQHGRKNMINVTLPPLGVIYLKKIG; from the coding sequence ATGATGACCTACCCTATCTATCATGATGTCAGCCGTTTCAGCGAGCTGGATATCTACCTTTTCAAAGAGGGAACGCACGTCAAGCTGTATGATCGTCTTGGAGCCCATCAGATGCAACGCAACGGACAAAGCGGTACCTACTTTGCCCTCTGGGCACCCAATGCCCGGGGTGTCTCCGTACGGGCCGACTTCAACCACTACGATGCGCACGCGCACCCGCTGCGGCTTCGTGATGATGGATCGGGCATCTGGGAAGGCTTTGTCGAAGGGGTGACGCCGGGCATGACCTACAAGTACCATATCTCGACGGACGGCGATAACCCCAATGCGGACAAGGCTGATCCGTACGCCTTTTGCGCCGAAGTCGCACCCAACTCGGCATCGCGTGTCTGGGATATCGAGGATTTTGCGTGGAGCGACAGCAAATGGATGACGACCCGCCATGCAAAAAACTCGCATAAAGCACCCGTTTCGATCTATGAGGTGCATCTTGGGTCATGGCGGCGGAAACCCGAAGAGGGGAACCGTTATCTTACCTACAGGGAAGCTGCCGTTGAGTTGGCCGAATACCTCTGTGAGATGAACTTTACCCATGTCGAGCTGCTCCCTATAACTGAGTTCCCTTTTGAGGGCTCCTGGGGCTATCAGACGACCGGCTACTTTGCCCCGACCTCACGTTACGGCACCCCGCAGGATTTCATGTACTTTGTGGATATCATGCATGCCCACGGCATCGGTGTGATCCTCGACTGGGTACCTTCGCACTTTGTCACTGACGGCCACGGCCTGATGAATTTTGACGGCACCTGTCTTTATGAGCATAAGGACCCGCGACAGGGTTACCATCCCGAATGGGGAAGCGCTATCTTTAATTACGAGCGCAATGAAGTGCGTGCTTTTCTGATCAGCTCGGCAATGTTCTGGCTTGAAAAATACCACATCGACGGCATCCGTGTCGATGCGGTGGCTTCCATGCTCTATCTCAATTATGCAAGGGAAGAGGGGGAGTGGATTCCCAATGAGGAGGGCGGTAACGAGAACCTCGGTGCGATTAAGTTCCTGAAACAGCTCAACACCAGCGTCTACGGCGCTTTCGGCGACATCATGATGTTCGCGGAAGAGTCCACCGCCTTTCCGATGGTGAGCCGCCCTGTCGACAAAGGTGGGCTTGGATTCGGATACAAGTGGAACATGGGGTGGATGCACGATACGCTCAAGTACTTTAAAAACGATCCTATCTACAGGCAGCACCACCACAACACGCTGACCTTCAGTTTTGTCTATATGTACAATGAAAACTATATTTTGCCGCTAAGTCATGACGAAGTAGTGCACATGAAGGGCTCCCTGATCAACAAGATGCCCGGAGACAACAACCAGAAATTTGCCAACCTGCGGGCGCTCTTCGCTTTCATGATCGCCCATCCCGGGAAAAAGCTGCTCTTTATGGGCGGCGAATTCGCCCAGTTTGCGGAGTGGAATTACAAGCAGAGCCTTGACTGGCACCTGCTCGAACAGCCGCAGCACCGGGGCATGCAAACACTGCTGAAAAGTCTCAACAGGCTCTATCAGGATGAGCCTGCCCTGCACCAAAACGATGCCGAGGTCAAAGGGTTTGAATGGATCGACGAGAACGACTATCAGGCCAATGTCATCAGCTTTATACGCAAAGGGGACAAAAAAGAGAAGTCTATTATCGTGGTCTGCAACTTTTCGGACAAGACGCATGTGGACTATCCGCTTGGCGTACCGGGGAGAGGGACCTATGAAGAGATATTCAACTCCCAGTCTGCAGAATATGAGGGGTGGGACATCACCAATGATGCACCTATAAAATCGAAGGCGAAAATGCAGCATGGACGAAAGAATATGATCAACGTCACGCTGCCGCCGCTGGGTGTCATCTATCTGAAAAAGATCGGGTAG
- a CDS encoding efflux RND transporter periplasmic adaptor subunit: MKRSLSLKSVFSLALSAAVALSFTACTQEEREPQLRPVRTMSLKAANAISSHTFNGIARSDVAARLSFNVSGRLKSVNVKAGQFVKKGALIAELDDSYFKLKVAEVRASLKQTASELELANARYQRVQKLYVNRSSSLSDLDSARTAYDSAKANRRAMETRLEQAQLELSYTKLKAPIDGSVSEINIRKGENITAATNIATISSTKSIEVPISVPGSMIDAIKVGQLTSVTFDAIKEQRFNARVTEVSHASSMRTTTFPVTVRVIQPSKKIHPGMAASVTFSIGKESASKSFVVPVHALMEDEEGFYIYTVENIQDSIGQIQRHNVSRGPLTGNGIILTGGVSEGMQILTAGMSRVHQDQHVRVR, translated from the coding sequence GTGAAACGGTCCCTGTCATTAAAATCGGTCTTCAGCCTTGCTTTGAGTGCCGCTGTCGCGCTCAGCTTTACCGCCTGCACACAGGAAGAGAGAGAGCCCCAGCTACGTCCTGTCCGCACCATGAGCCTTAAAGCGGCCAATGCAATCTCTTCGCACACCTTTAACGGGATCGCCCGTTCCGATGTTGCCGCACGGCTCAGTTTCAACGTCTCCGGACGCCTCAAGTCGGTCAATGTCAAAGCCGGCCAGTTTGTCAAGAAGGGGGCGCTGATCGCGGAACTCGACGACTCCTATTTCAAGCTCAAAGTCGCCGAAGTGCGCGCTTCGCTTAAACAGACCGCCTCCGAACTCGAACTGGCGAACGCCCGCTATCAACGTGTTCAAAAGCTTTATGTCAACCGCAGCTCCTCCCTGAGCGATCTTGACAGTGCCCGCACCGCCTATGACTCGGCCAAAGCCAACCGCCGCGCCATGGAGACACGACTCGAACAGGCCCAGCTTGAACTCAGCTATACCAAGCTCAAAGCGCCGATAGACGGCTCCGTTTCGGAGATCAACATCCGAAAAGGCGAGAACATCACAGCGGCAACCAATATCGCCACCATCAGTTCGACCAAAAGCATCGAAGTGCCGATTTCGGTGCCGGGATCGATGATCGACGCGATCAAGGTAGGCCAGTTGACCAGCGTGACCTTCGATGCGATAAAAGAGCAGCGTTTCAATGCCCGTGTCACCGAGGTTAGCCACGCCTCAAGTATGCGGACCACGACCTTTCCCGTTACGGTGCGTGTTATCCAGCCCTCCAAGAAGATCCATCCCGGAATGGCAGCATCGGTCACCTTCTCTATCGGAAAAGAGAGTGCTTCCAAAAGTTTTGTCGTTCCGGTCCATGCACTGATGGAAGATGAAGAGGGCTTTTATATCTATACGGTTGAGAACATACAGGACAGCATCGGTCAGATACAGCGCCACAATGTTTCCAGAGGCCCTTTAACAGGAAACGGTATTATCCTCACCGGCGGCGTCAGCGAGGGAATGCAGATCCTGACCGCAGGCATGAGCCGCGTCCATCAAGATCAGCACGTCAGAGTCCGGTAG
- a CDS encoding outer membrane protein transport protein: MIKQLLLISCAASSLLATNGVNMIGTGTVSRSMGGTGVAFFSSGSDAMNKNVALIADVKESELHLDVTYFNATVTSTVYDQMVLNTTPSYDGPVTATSQNHLDTNFIPAVSYVSKIDDTWSWGASMFGVAGLGVDYKDELAQRQMKTGMMLMKIIPGISYRTGNTTFGFAPVLGLGSMSINYDEDQSNVGADGKPLQSTREGLFGTNIGGSDLVPALGWQAGMDIKVSEKLRIGTTYQSAMKYTYKDVANFKQFGPHGMVLMANDYLKAQGATGFTESSTENTDAMIQALIDSGMSTDAANTVGQLMPVGLISDSLKATNPKNLDDLVLEQPWEVAIGFGYELTDKVTVTGDYRYIAWGLAEGYKDFGWENQSVYALGFEFRPNKQFRFRGGYNYADSPLKNVSGEMGSLLTDMQGTYVFDQAVSMLNMVGFPAIATTHFTLGAGYDFSENLTIDGAFMYSPETEVSRSGSLVPGATNALTDGLIPTSPVDMNYEYSTKMEQMTLSMGINYRF, from the coding sequence ATGATAAAACAACTGCTCCTCATCAGCTGTGCGGCATCTTCTCTTCTCGCGACCAACGGGGTCAACATGATCGGTACCGGAACGGTATCACGTTCCATGGGCGGCACCGGTGTCGCCTTTTTCTCCAGCGGTTCCGATGCTATGAACAAAAACGTCGCCCTGATCGCCGATGTCAAGGAGAGCGAACTGCACCTTGATGTCACCTACTTCAATGCAACTGTCACCTCGACTGTCTATGACCAGATGGTGCTCAACACCACACCAAGCTATGACGGGCCCGTCACGGCAACAAGCCAAAACCATCTTGACACCAATTTCATCCCGGCCGTCTCTTATGTCAGCAAGATCGACGATACGTGGTCATGGGGCGCTTCGATGTTCGGTGTCGCCGGACTGGGTGTTGACTATAAAGACGAATTGGCCCAACGCCAGATGAAGACAGGGATGATGCTGATGAAGATCATCCCGGGGATCTCCTACCGCACCGGCAACACCACCTTCGGTTTCGCCCCGGTTCTCGGACTGGGTTCCATGTCGATCAACTATGATGAAGACCAATCCAACGTCGGCGCAGACGGCAAACCGCTTCAATCGACCCGAGAAGGGCTATTCGGCACCAATATCGGCGGGTCCGACCTGGTACCGGCGCTCGGCTGGCAGGCGGGCATGGACATCAAAGTAAGCGAGAAGCTCCGTATCGGCACCACCTACCAATCCGCAATGAAATACACATACAAAGATGTCGCCAACTTTAAACAGTTCGGACCGCACGGCATGGTGTTGATGGCCAACGACTATCTTAAAGCGCAGGGTGCAACGGGCTTCACCGAAAGTTCAACAGAGAACACCGACGCGATGATCCAGGCCCTGATCGACAGCGGTATGAGTACCGATGCCGCCAATACGGTCGGCCAGCTGATGCCGGTAGGTCTGATCTCCGATTCACTGAAAGCGACCAATCCAAAAAACCTTGATGACCTTGTGCTGGAACAGCCCTGGGAAGTAGCAATCGGTTTCGGCTATGAACTGACCGACAAGGTGACCGTGACGGGTGATTACCGCTATATCGCCTGGGGGCTTGCGGAAGGGTACAAAGATTTCGGCTGGGAGAACCAGAGTGTTTATGCCCTCGGTTTTGAGTTCCGCCCCAACAAGCAGTTCCGTTTCCGAGGCGGCTACAACTATGCCGACTCCCCTCTCAAAAATGTCTCCGGCGAAATGGGCTCGCTTCTGACAGATATGCAGGGCACCTATGTTTTTGACCAGGCTGTCTCCATGTTAAACATGGTCGGTTTTCCTGCAATCGCGACAACCCACTTCACGCTGGGGGCCGGTTACGACTTTTCAGAGAACCTCACGATCGACGGTGCCTTTATGTATTCGCCTGAAACAGAGGTGAGCCGATCCGGTTCTCTTGTACCTGGTGCGACCAATGCCCTTACCGATGGCCTGATACCAACATCGCCTGTTGATATGAACTACGAATACTCGACAAAAATGGAACAGATGACCCTCTCCATGGGGATCAACTACCGTTTTTGA
- a CDS encoding argininosuccinate synthase domain-containing protein, which translates to MQKRKAIALFSGGLDSTLAMKLIINQGIDVIACNINTGFGATKDRREHMQNMCDQVGAELRIIDIQSEYLQSVLFSPKHGYGKHFNPCIDCHAKMFEVAKRIMEAEGADFLISGEVLGQRPMSQNGDALRTVLNEANVDGLLLRPMSAKRLEPTIAEKEGWVDREKLEGIQGRSRDRQMELVEQFGITDYESPGGGCLLTDANFAIKMNDYIKYDDNFDVQDIPILKWGRHLRLEEGAKLIIGRQQDENVKLQEITNDKFIHIKTEGIPGPHCLLSKNASEADKAFAARAILTYCKTDPEQEYKLDFEGETIQVHPLASRSEAAKYSIL; encoded by the coding sequence ATGCAAAAACGCAAGGCAATTGCCCTCTTCAGCGGCGGTTTGGACTCAACGCTCGCCATGAAACTCATTATCAATCAAGGCATCGACGTCATCGCCTGTAACATCAACACCGGTTTCGGTGCCACAAAAGACCGCCGTGAACATATGCAGAACATGTGCGACCAGGTCGGTGCCGAACTCCGCATCATCGATATCCAGAGCGAATATCTCCAGAGCGTGCTCTTCTCGCCGAAACACGGCTACGGCAAACACTTCAACCCCTGTATCGACTGCCACGCCAAGATGTTCGAGGTGGCCAAACGCATTATGGAGGCCGAAGGGGCCGACTTCCTGATCAGCGGTGAGGTCCTCGGTCAGCGTCCGATGAGCCAGAACGGCGACGCGCTCAGAACCGTCCTCAACGAAGCCAACGTCGACGGTCTTCTCTTGCGTCCGATGTCGGCCAAACGCCTTGAACCGACTATAGCGGAAAAAGAGGGGTGGGTCGACAGAGAGAAGCTCGAAGGGATCCAGGGTCGAAGCAGAGACCGCCAGATGGAGCTTGTCGAACAGTTCGGCATTACCGACTACGAGAGCCCGGGCGGCGGCTGTCTGCTGACCGACGCCAACTTCGCCATCAAGATGAACGACTACATCAAGTACGACGACAACTTTGACGTTCAGGATATCCCGATCCTGAAATGGGGCCGTCACCTTCGCCTTGAAGAGGGGGCAAAACTGATCATCGGCCGTCAGCAGGATGAGAATGTCAAACTCCAGGAGATAACGAACGACAAGTTCATCCATATCAAAACAGAAGGCATCCCTGGACCGCACTGCCTTCTCTCCAAGAATGCCAGCGAAGCCGACAAAGCCTTTGCAGCCCGGGCCATCCTCACCTACTGCAAGACCGATCCAGAGCAGGAGTACAAGCTCGACTTCGAAGGTGAAACTATCCAGGTCCACCCTTTGGCTTCCCGCAGCGAAGCGGCGAAATACAGCATACTATAG